A single genomic interval of Legionella israelensis harbors:
- the plsX gene encoding phosphate acyltransferase PlsX produces MNNITIAVDAMGGDHGLKIVVPASVRAIKKHPNLKLLLVGDQEQINVMLKKHGAKDSKQISVVHASEIVSMDELPSHALRNKKDSSMRVAINLVKEKKAQACVSAGNTGALMATARFVLKTLPGIDRPAIISELPTMKGRTRVIDLGANVDSCTEHLFQFAVMGSALIQAVDKKKNPKIALLNIGVEEIKGNDQVKRTAHMLAESPVMNYVGYVEGNHFYTGEVDLVVCDGFVGNVALKASEGLAQLMQTVFKESFGKNWLVRLSSLFALPAIKNLKNRMDPAKYNGASLLGLNGIVVKSHGGANELAFQYAIEEAMLEVKNNVVDLVRDQITDFINQGLLL; encoded by the coding sequence TTGAATAATATCACCATTGCTGTAGACGCAATGGGCGGTGATCACGGTTTGAAAATTGTGGTTCCTGCCTCTGTTCGCGCTATAAAAAAACATCCAAATTTAAAATTGCTTCTAGTTGGTGATCAGGAGCAGATTAATGTCATGTTAAAAAAACATGGGGCTAAGGATTCAAAGCAAATTTCAGTCGTTCATGCCTCTGAAATTGTATCCATGGATGAATTACCTTCTCATGCGCTTAGGAACAAAAAAGATTCTTCCATGCGCGTTGCAATTAATCTTGTGAAAGAGAAGAAAGCACAAGCCTGTGTCAGTGCTGGTAATACCGGAGCACTAATGGCGACTGCACGTTTTGTATTGAAGACCTTGCCAGGAATTGATCGGCCAGCCATCATTTCTGAACTTCCTACCATGAAGGGTAGGACAAGGGTTATTGATTTAGGCGCGAATGTAGACTCCTGTACAGAGCATTTATTTCAATTTGCTGTTATGGGATCTGCCTTGATACAGGCTGTGGATAAGAAAAAGAATCCCAAAATCGCATTACTAAATATAGGTGTTGAGGAAATAAAAGGTAATGACCAGGTTAAACGAACGGCTCATATGCTTGCTGAAAGTCCCGTGATGAATTATGTCGGCTATGTTGAAGGCAATCATTTTTATACCGGCGAAGTTGACTTGGTCGTGTGCGATGGCTTTGTCGGTAATGTAGCTTTAAAGGCCAGTGAAGGTCTTGCCCAACTGATGCAAACTGTTTTTAAAGAATCATTTGGCAAAAATTGGCTGGTAAGGTTATCCAGCCTTTTTGCACTGCCTGCGATAAAAAATCTTAAAAACCGAATGGATCCGGCGAAATATAACGGAGCCAGTCTTTTGGGATTAAACGGCATTGTTGTAAAAAGTCATGGCGGAGCAAATGAACTTGCCTTTCAATATGCCATTGAGGAAGCTATGTTGGAAGTGAAAAATAATGTGGTGGATTTGGTCCGTGATCAAATCACTGACTTTATCAATCAAGGTTTACTATTATGA
- a CDS encoding PilZ domain-containing protein — MTSEVKEIRCTFTSEASLYLAYMPFVKGGGIFVRTIQNYSLTEKVKLCIKLMDETEPYVIEGKIIWITPKGAQGNKPAGIGVQFCGEQKRYLCNKIETYLAGMLKSTQITDTI; from the coding sequence ATGACGAGTGAGGTGAAGGAAATTCGTTGCACTTTTACAAGCGAGGCTTCTTTGTATCTTGCCTATATGCCATTTGTCAAAGGCGGGGGCATTTTTGTCCGCACAATACAGAATTACTCCTTAACTGAAAAGGTCAAACTTTGTATCAAGCTAATGGATGAAACGGAGCCTTATGTTATTGAAGGAAAAATCATCTGGATCACACCAAAAGGTGCTCAGGGTAACAAACCTGCCGGCATCGGCGTTCAGTTTTGCGGTGAGCAAAAACGCTATTTATGTAATAAAATTGAGACCTATTTAGCCGGTATGTTAAAATCCACACAAATCACCGATACAATTTAA
- a CDS encoding anhydro-N-acetylmuramic acid kinase: MSLYIGLMSGTSMDGIDAALLDVKTNQLVCALTNAYSEEAIRRLDCLQEQKLHSLKFICELNRLIGCEFAYLTMSLLSKARIPASQIVAIGSHGQTVCHGTTAELNYTMQLGCPHTIAEHTGITVVADFRTRDIVAGGQGAPFAPLYHKAILASSTENIAVVNLGGIANISLLTKNGCVRGWDVGPGNCLMDKWIFKHLNRSFDHNGNWAAQGKLIPSLLDNLLSEPFFIQSSPKSIGKEYFSLRWLEQYLSPQYAPVDVQATLLELTARNISDAILQSNIRFSKLYLCGGGAHNQALKMKIASLLPDIAVEKTSQVGISEDYLEAMMFAWIADKTIHHKAIDLSDITGSQYPLLLGAIYPANRFNR, translated from the coding sequence ATGAGCTTATATATTGGATTAATGTCAGGAACCAGCATGGATGGAATAGATGCTGCCTTGCTTGATGTAAAAACAAATCAGCTTGTTTGTGCATTAACAAATGCATACAGCGAAGAAGCGATAAGACGATTAGATTGTTTGCAAGAACAGAAGCTTCACTCTCTAAAATTCATTTGCGAATTAAATCGGTTAATTGGTTGCGAGTTCGCCTACTTAACCATGAGCCTGTTGTCGAAGGCAAGGATTCCCGCAAGCCAGATCGTTGCTATTGGCAGCCATGGTCAGACCGTTTGTCACGGAACTACAGCGGAGCTCAATTATACCATGCAGCTAGGATGTCCCCATACGATCGCCGAACATACGGGAATAACCGTTGTGGCAGATTTTAGAACCAGGGATATAGTAGCAGGTGGTCAAGGAGCCCCTTTCGCTCCTTTGTATCATAAAGCCATCCTTGCCTCCAGCACAGAAAATATAGCTGTGGTTAATCTGGGAGGCATTGCCAATATCAGTTTACTTACGAAAAATGGATGTGTACGGGGTTGGGATGTGGGACCAGGTAATTGTTTGATGGATAAATGGATATTCAAACATCTCAATCGCTCCTTCGATCATAATGGCAACTGGGCCGCGCAGGGGAAATTGATACCTTCTTTGCTGGATAATCTGCTTTCTGAGCCATTTTTTATCCAGTCTTCTCCTAAAAGTATCGGCAAAGAATATTTTTCATTAAGATGGCTTGAGCAATATCTATCGCCACAATATGCGCCCGTTGATGTCCAGGCTACTTTACTGGAATTAACTGCGAGAAATATAAGCGATGCCATCCTGCAGTCCAATATAAGGTTTTCTAAGCTTTATTTGTGCGGCGGCGGGGCGCATAATCAAGCATTGAAAATGAAAATCGCTTCTTTATTGCCTGATATTGCAGTAGAAAAGACATCCCAGGTTGGAATTTCCGAGGACTATCTGGAAGCAATGATGTTTGCCTGGATAGCTGATAAAACAATTCACCATAAGGCCATCGATTTATCAGATATTACTGGAAGTCAATACCCGCTGCTATTAGGAGCCATTTATCCAGCAAATCGTTTTAATAGATGA
- the rpmF gene encoding 50S ribosomal protein L32 yields MAVQQNRKTRSKRDMRRSHDALKKPTLSVDPTTGETHRRHHMTEDGYYRGRKILDTDTVYEDQE; encoded by the coding sequence ATGGCTGTACAGCAAAATAGAAAAACACGCTCAAAACGTGACATGCGTCGCTCTCATGATGCATTAAAAAAACCAACTCTTTCAGTGGACCCGACCACCGGTGAAACTCACCGTCGTCATCATATGACCGAAGATGGATATTATCGTGGCAGAAAAATTCTCGACACAGATACTGTTTACGAAGATCAAGAGTAA
- the fabG gene encoding 3-oxoacyl-ACP reductase FabG, with protein sequence MSLKLEDKIALVTGATRGIGKAIALQLAKNGAYVIGTATSEKGVIAINDMLRQENLSGEGLQLDVTDSAQIENLMSQLSDKNQSPAILVNNAGITADNLLLRMDDEEWYRVIETNLNSVYRMSKACLKSMFRARWGRIINIGSVVGASGNSGQSNYTAAKAGIVGFSKSLAQEIGSRGITVNVVAPGFIDTDMTASLPDAVKEEMLKRIPLRKLGMVDDVAETVVFLASDSAKYITGETIHVNGGMYMD encoded by the coding sequence ATGTCATTAAAATTAGAAGATAAAATTGCACTGGTTACAGGAGCTACTCGTGGAATAGGCAAGGCCATTGCCTTGCAACTGGCAAAAAATGGCGCTTATGTCATTGGTACAGCTACCTCTGAAAAAGGTGTTATTGCCATTAATGATATGTTGCGCCAGGAAAATCTAAGCGGTGAAGGTTTACAATTAGATGTGACAGATTCGGCTCAGATTGAAAATTTAATGAGTCAGTTGTCGGATAAAAACCAATCTCCAGCCATCTTGGTAAACAATGCAGGAATCACTGCAGATAACTTGTTGCTGCGTATGGATGATGAGGAGTGGTATCGAGTGATAGAAACCAACTTAAATTCAGTCTACCGCATGAGCAAAGCCTGTTTAAAATCCATGTTTCGAGCCCGTTGGGGAAGAATCATTAATATTGGTTCAGTGGTTGGGGCAAGTGGTAATTCAGGTCAGTCAAATTACACAGCAGCTAAAGCCGGGATAGTAGGTTTTTCAAAATCACTGGCTCAGGAAATCGGCAGTAGGGGTATAACAGTGAATGTGGTGGCCCCAGGCTTTATTGATACGGATATGACAGCATCATTACCTGATGCAGTGAAAGAAGAAATGTTAAAAAGAATACCATTAAGAAAACTGGGAATGGTAGATGACGTTGCAGAAACTGTTGTTTTTTTAGCATCAGATAGTGCGAAATATATCACAGGTGAAACAATTCATGTCAATGGTGGGATGTATATGGACTAA
- a CDS encoding TatD family hydrolase: MLVDSHCHLNFIDLTPFDNSLQNVLDQARKENVEHMLSVCVELDDYPQLQKIAEDHLNVSISVGVHPNSEMTEEVTSEQLISLANAHPACIAIGETGLDYYRTSSDEARDIQQSRFREHIRAAIRTQKPLIIHTRDAAEDTLRIMAEENAQHIGGVMHCFAESLEVAKQAIDLNFYISFSGIVTFKNAKNLQIVARQIPLERILIETDSPYLAPVPYRGKQNHPALVKHTALFLAELLQIEYRCIAETTTHNFYRCFNVSRKS; this comes from the coding sequence ATGCTTGTTGATTCCCATTGTCATTTAAATTTTATTGATTTAACGCCTTTTGACAACAGCCTGCAAAATGTTCTTGATCAGGCAAGAAAAGAAAATGTAGAGCATATGCTTTCCGTCTGTGTAGAGCTCGATGATTATCCTCAATTACAAAAAATTGCCGAAGATCATTTAAATGTCAGTATCTCGGTAGGGGTGCATCCAAACTCGGAAATGACGGAAGAAGTGACTTCCGAGCAGTTAATTTCATTAGCGAATGCTCATCCTGCATGCATTGCTATTGGCGAAACTGGTCTTGATTACTATCGTACCAGCAGTGATGAAGCACGTGATATTCAACAGTCACGCTTCAGAGAGCATATCAGAGCAGCCATTCGGACCCAAAAGCCATTAATTATTCATACCAGGGATGCGGCCGAAGATACCTTAAGAATCATGGCAGAAGAAAATGCTCAGCATATTGGTGGAGTTATGCATTGTTTTGCAGAAAGCTTGGAGGTGGCAAAGCAAGCTATTGACTTAAATTTTTATATTTCATTCTCTGGAATCGTCACTTTTAAAAATGCCAAAAATTTACAAATTGTTGCCCGACAAATACCTTTAGAACGTATTTTAATTGAAACAGATTCTCCTTATCTTGCTCCGGTTCCATATCGAGGAAAACAAAATCATCCTGCTTTAGTTAAGCATACTGCTCTTTTTCTAGCCGAACTACTCCAAATTGAATATCGATGTATCGCTGAAACTACAACGCATAATTTTTACCGTTGTTTTAATGTATCCAGGAAAAGCTGA
- the fabD gene encoding ACP S-malonyltransferase, which produces MVNKSFVFPGQGSQFVGMLHDLAQEFSIVKATFEQVSDAVLFDVWELIQQGPQEKLDQTEYTQVAMLTADVAVFKILQQCGLSKAIMMAGHSLGEYAALVCADAISLIEAAPLVMKRGQLMQTNVPLGQGAMAAIIGLEDEQVRQICEQACNVKENVSAANYNAIGQVVIAGHLSAVDRAIQMALKQEARMAKKIPVSVPCHCSLLTEAAEKFGEYLEATHFTTPSIDVINNVDLSVYQTPQQIKTRLQEQLYSPVRWVETIQLMKNRGVEMVIECGPGKVLTGLTKRIDRDLKAINVSDLQSLEQMNNAVV; this is translated from the coding sequence ATGGTAAATAAATCTTTTGTCTTTCCAGGCCAGGGTTCGCAATTTGTTGGCATGCTTCATGATCTAGCTCAGGAGTTTTCCATCGTTAAAGCGACTTTTGAACAAGTATCAGACGCTGTATTGTTTGACGTATGGGAACTAATTCAGCAAGGCCCACAGGAGAAATTAGATCAGACAGAATATACCCAGGTAGCCATGCTGACAGCCGATGTGGCTGTTTTTAAAATCCTTCAACAATGTGGCTTGAGTAAAGCCATCATGATGGCTGGTCACAGTCTGGGTGAATATGCTGCTCTTGTATGTGCTGATGCAATATCATTAATTGAAGCTGCGCCATTAGTCATGAAACGCGGGCAGCTTATGCAGACAAATGTGCCTTTAGGTCAGGGAGCTATGGCTGCTATAATAGGGCTTGAAGATGAGCAGGTGCGCCAAATATGTGAACAGGCCTGCAATGTAAAAGAAAATGTCTCAGCTGCCAATTATAATGCCATAGGGCAAGTGGTTATTGCCGGGCACCTGTCTGCAGTGGATCGCGCAATTCAAATGGCTTTGAAGCAGGAAGCCAGGATGGCCAAGAAAATACCAGTCAGTGTGCCGTGCCATTGTTCCTTATTGACGGAGGCTGCAGAAAAATTTGGTGAATATCTTGAAGCTACCCATTTTACAACACCATCCATAGATGTCATTAATAATGTGGACTTAAGTGTTTATCAAACTCCACAGCAAATAAAGACTCGTTTACAGGAACAACTATATAGCCCGGTCCGTTGGGTTGAGACGATACAGCTAATGAAAAACCGGGGAGTTGAAATGGTTATTGAGTGCGGTCCTGGTAAAGTCTTGACTGGCCTTACGAAACGTATTGATCGTGATTTAAAAGCCATTAATGTATCCGATTTACAAAGTCTTGAACAAATGAACAATGCAGTTGTATAA
- a CDS encoding beta-ketoacyl-ACP synthase III, whose protein sequence is MKNAVINGTGSYLPEQILTNAELEKQLDTSDEWIVSRTGIQSRRIAGEHETTSYMASKAASAALRNSGLKPDDIDLILVATCTPNQIFPSMACCVQNELNITRTIPAFDISAACSGFIYAMDVAWQYIRSGAAKHIMVVGSESMSRAVDWTDRSTCILFGDGAGAVVLSASDHREGILGSTLHSVYDKDMLLTYPNFSSMDEKAFIGMKGNDVFKIAVNIMSDIVDEVLSSSQLQKSDIKWLVPHQANIRIIQAIAKKLSLPMSQVVVTIDYQGNTSAASIPLALDYAIRQNRIKHDDIILLESFGGGMTWGAMVIKC, encoded by the coding sequence ATGAAAAATGCTGTGATTAATGGAACTGGAAGCTATTTGCCTGAGCAAATTCTCACTAATGCTGAACTGGAAAAACAGCTGGATACCAGTGATGAATGGATTGTATCTCGTACAGGCATTCAAAGTCGGCGAATAGCTGGGGAACATGAAACAACCTCCTACATGGCTTCCAAGGCGGCCTCGGCAGCACTCAGAAACTCTGGTTTGAAACCTGATGATATTGATTTAATTCTTGTCGCAACTTGTACTCCGAATCAAATATTTCCCAGTATGGCCTGTTGTGTTCAGAATGAATTAAATATTACACGCACTATTCCTGCTTTTGATATTAGTGCTGCCTGCAGTGGTTTTATTTATGCGATGGATGTGGCATGGCAATATATTCGAAGCGGCGCAGCCAAACATATTATGGTTGTTGGCAGCGAAAGTATGTCACGAGCCGTTGATTGGACAGATCGCTCCACTTGCATTCTCTTTGGTGACGGTGCAGGTGCAGTGGTCCTCAGCGCCAGTGATCATCGGGAGGGAATTTTAGGTAGTACACTTCATTCAGTATATGATAAGGATATGCTGTTAACCTATCCAAATTTTTCATCCATGGATGAAAAGGCTTTTATCGGGATGAAGGGCAATGATGTTTTTAAAATCGCTGTAAACATTATGAGTGACATTGTTGATGAAGTGCTTAGCTCAAGCCAGTTACAGAAATCCGATATAAAATGGCTTGTTCCACATCAGGCTAACATACGAATTATCCAGGCCATTGCCAAGAAACTAAGTTTACCTATGTCTCAGGTTGTTGTTACTATTGATTACCAAGGCAATACATCTGCTGCATCCATTCCATTGGCACTGGATTATGCCATTCGTCAAAATCGTATAAAACATGATGATATTATTTTGTTGGAATCATTCGGTGGAGGCATGACCTGGGGTGCTATGGTTATTAAGTGTTAA
- the mltG gene encoding endolytic transglycosylase MltG: protein MEKNWLKKLIIYSSVFLFFAASVLLWDMYRLVKKPMLSVKQEPLIINLENQTSANQFVKRLKKKHLIRSGKLFLLIIRMQGFSKELKAGIYKVYPGESAQQFLYRVVRGDVLTESFQIIEGSNITKISTKLEKSPYLTYTSDVWKRIAGNHLNAEGLLLADTYQYQAGSHSFSLLHQANQKLKDYLDFRWANRDKNLPYRSSYQLLIAASILEKEASIPREKKIIAGIMVNRLKKSMPLQMDPTVIYALGSEFKGKLSRSDLQVDSPYNTYRYPGLPPTPIAMVGKDAIDAAAHPEFTEYFYFVAKGDGSHHFSKTYDQHRKAVLHYQIKD, encoded by the coding sequence ATGGAAAAAAATTGGCTTAAGAAATTAATTATTTATAGCTCTGTTTTCTTATTTTTTGCCGCTTCTGTTCTGTTATGGGATATGTATCGTTTAGTTAAAAAGCCCATGCTCTCAGTAAAACAAGAACCGCTTATCATTAATCTTGAAAATCAGACTTCTGCGAACCAGTTTGTCAAAAGACTTAAGAAAAAGCACCTCATTCGTTCTGGAAAACTTTTTCTTCTAATCATTAGAATGCAAGGTTTTTCCAAAGAGTTAAAAGCGGGAATCTATAAGGTGTATCCTGGTGAATCAGCGCAGCAATTTCTTTATCGAGTTGTCCGTGGTGATGTACTTACAGAGTCTTTTCAGATTATTGAAGGGAGTAATATAACTAAAATAAGTACGAAGCTTGAGAAGTCACCCTATTTGACTTACACCTCTGACGTATGGAAACGAATAGCGGGAAATCATCTTAATGCCGAAGGGCTGTTATTGGCAGATACTTATCAATATCAGGCAGGTAGTCATAGTTTTTCATTGCTACATCAGGCCAATCAAAAACTGAAGGATTATTTGGATTTTCGTTGGGCAAATCGTGATAAAAACCTGCCTTATCGATCTTCCTATCAATTGCTTATCGCCGCCTCAATTCTGGAAAAAGAAGCCTCTATTCCCAGGGAAAAGAAGATTATAGCAGGAATCATGGTGAATAGATTAAAAAAAAGTATGCCTTTACAAATGGATCCAACAGTGATTTACGCCTTAGGTTCTGAATTTAAAGGTAAATTAAGTCGCTCAGATTTACAGGTTGATTCACCTTATAATACGTATCGATATCCCGGACTACCCCCAACACCCATTGCAATGGTAGGTAAGGATGCAATTGATGCCGCTGCACACCCGGAATTTACTGAATATTTTTATTTTGTGGCAAAGGGCGATGGTTCGCACCATTTTTCTAAAACCTATGATCAGCATAGAAAGGCGGTGTTGCATTATCAAATCAAGGATTAA
- the fabF gene encoding beta-ketoacyl-ACP synthase II has translation MNKRRVVITGMGMVTPVGLNVEESWKNILSGVSGVGKVEDFDATDYPTKIWAKVKNFDIEKYVPLKDARKMDVFTQYGIAAADEAINDARLKIDDHLSLRTGVAVGAGIGGIQTITNNQERLLEGGPRKVSPFFIPAGIINMVAGQISIRHRLKGPNISVVTACTTGTHNIGFAGRMIAHGDADVMVCGGAEMTTTPLCLAGFSAVRSLSKRNDEPEKASRPWDKDRDGFVMGEGAGIFVLEEYEHAKARGAKIYAELCGFGMSADAYHITAPDEDADGAARSMEAAVQDANISPSDINYINAHGTSTHLNDLNETIAIKRVFSDTAYDLAVSSTKSMTGHLLGAAGAVEAIFSVLSIRDQVAPPTINLDNPDEGCDLNYVPHVPQYREINYVLSNSLGFGGTNGSLIFKRI, from the coding sequence TTGAATAAGCGGCGTGTAGTAATTACTGGCATGGGGATGGTTACCCCTGTTGGACTTAATGTTGAAGAAAGCTGGAAAAATATTTTGTCTGGTGTTAGTGGTGTTGGCAAAGTTGAGGACTTTGATGCCACTGATTATCCTACAAAGATATGGGCCAAAGTAAAAAATTTTGACATTGAAAAATATGTGCCGCTTAAAGATGCACGAAAAATGGATGTTTTTACTCAATATGGTATCGCTGCAGCTGATGAAGCCATTAATGATGCCAGGTTGAAAATTGACGATCATTTATCTTTACGTACTGGAGTTGCTGTAGGAGCTGGTATTGGCGGCATTCAGACTATTACCAATAATCAGGAACGATTGCTTGAAGGAGGTCCCAGAAAGGTATCACCATTTTTCATTCCTGCAGGTATTATCAATATGGTTGCCGGCCAGATTTCCATCCGTCATCGTTTAAAAGGACCTAATATTTCCGTCGTTACGGCCTGTACTACCGGCACACATAACATTGGCTTTGCTGGTCGTATGATCGCCCATGGCGATGCTGATGTAATGGTATGTGGCGGTGCTGAAATGACAACGACTCCCTTGTGCCTGGCAGGATTTTCTGCTGTTCGATCATTATCCAAACGAAATGATGAGCCTGAAAAAGCATCAAGACCATGGGATAAAGATCGCGATGGTTTTGTCATGGGTGAGGGGGCCGGTATTTTTGTTCTGGAAGAATATGAACACGCAAAAGCCAGGGGTGCAAAAATTTATGCTGAACTTTGTGGCTTTGGAATGTCTGCAGACGCTTACCACATTACCGCACCTGATGAGGATGCCGACGGGGCAGCACGGTCAATGGAAGCCGCTGTTCAAGATGCGAACATCTCTCCATCGGATATTAATTATATTAATGCTCATGGAACCTCTACTCATTTAAATGATCTAAATGAAACTATAGCTATCAAGCGTGTGTTTTCTGATACAGCTTATGATTTAGCGGTCAGTTCAACAAAATCCATGACAGGTCATCTTCTTGGAGCAGCTGGTGCTGTTGAAGCCATCTTCAGTGTATTGTCCATCCGGGATCAAGTCGCACCGCCAACCATTAATCTGGATAATCCTGATGAAGGATGTGATTTGAATTATGTACCGCATGTGCCACAATACAGAGAAATTAATTATGTGTTAAGTAATTCTCTCGGTTTTGGGGGTACGAACGGCAGCCTGATATTTAAACGGATATAA
- the acpP gene encoding acyl carrier protein: protein MSTVEERVRKIVVEQLGVKEEELKNDASFVDDLGADSLDTVELVMALEEEFETEIPDEKAEKITTIQEAIDYIEANLNKEEA from the coding sequence ATGAGTACAGTTGAAGAACGAGTGCGTAAAATTGTGGTTGAGCAATTGGGCGTTAAAGAAGAGGAATTAAAAAATGACGCCTCTTTTGTTGATGATTTGGGAGCTGACTCTCTGGATACTGTTGAATTAGTGATGGCACTTGAAGAAGAATTTGAAACAGAAATTCCGGATGAAAAAGCTGAAAAAATAACCACAATTCAAGAAGCAATCGATTATATTGAGGCTAATTTAAATAAAGAAGAAGCCTGA
- the tmk gene encoding dTMP kinase codes for MMSFSGKFIAIEGLEGAGKSTAVELLVNRLQQASIQVLITREPGGTAIGEILRSILKDPRYKETLNAKTELLLLYAARIQLINEVILPALKQGIWVITDRFELSTFAYQGGGRGLNKEFIKQLSAYCLEGFSPDLTLFLDISPEEGMARARQRGKADRIEQESMAFFHKIYDAYMKLITLTPNVKIINASAPLNEVQNEISQIIDNYLITHANL; via the coding sequence ATAATGTCATTTTCGGGAAAATTTATTGCTATTGAAGGGCTGGAAGGAGCAGGAAAATCTACCGCGGTAGAACTGCTGGTTAATCGTTTACAGCAAGCGAGTATTCAGGTATTGATTACACGTGAACCCGGAGGAACAGCAATTGGTGAAATTCTGCGCTCAATTTTAAAAGACCCGCGATATAAAGAAACACTAAATGCAAAAACCGAGTTATTACTATTGTATGCCGCAAGAATCCAATTGATTAATGAAGTGATTTTACCTGCACTGAAACAGGGCATTTGGGTCATTACCGATCGTTTTGAACTGTCTACATTTGCGTATCAAGGTGGCGGGCGTGGCTTAAATAAAGAATTTATTAAACAATTGTCTGCATATTGTCTGGAAGGATTTTCTCCTGATTTAACTTTATTTCTTGATATCTCTCCTGAAGAAGGAATGGCAAGAGCCAGACAGCGGGGGAAGGCTGACAGAATTGAGCAGGAGTCCATGGCGTTCTTTCATAAAATTTATGATGCTTATATGAAACTAATAACACTAACTCCTAATGTGAAAATCATCAATGCATCCGCTCCATTAAATGAAGTACAGAATGAAATCTCACAAATAATAGACAACTATCTCATTACTCATGCAAATCTTTGA
- a CDS encoding MFS transporter, translated as MQNRKTPFIFIASLSGFALLTFDLYQPALPYITHLFHTTHSIGQLTLSLYLFIFGLSQLLWGPLVDHFGRQKCLPISLTLFLIGTLICIFAINIGMLITGRIIQGLSVCCANIVAFSSTRDYEDSTIRARAISHISMAISISPIFAPLIGAILFVHFGWQSNFISMALIALTFLILSQHILHESPYWESRKNDFALRTLFSYYRNVIKHPQLWKGIVIITGSYSSFMIFTLNVAYLVIDELHFSPSQFAFLFAANGLIIIVGNYLGIQLREIYPLKWNMRLGIIIHMLGGLSMLCLMAWRGLSIYALLPSVIITLGIVLTNPPTLSLMLTDFKKNPASAMAIINTSRMSISAVFSIIIGSLISYHLCFLPLTIILIAFLCLMFSFSWIH; from the coding sequence ATGCAGAATCGAAAAACACCGTTTATTTTCATCGCATCCTTGTCAGGATTTGCTTTGCTGACCTTTGATTTATATCAACCAGCACTACCTTATATTACACACCTATTTCATACTACTCACTCTATAGGCCAGCTTACTTTAAGTCTTTACTTGTTTATATTTGGCCTCAGTCAATTACTCTGGGGACCCTTGGTTGATCATTTCGGACGACAGAAATGCCTGCCTATCAGCCTTACCCTTTTTCTGATAGGTACTTTAATTTGCATCTTTGCCATCAATATCGGAATGTTGATCACAGGACGAATTATACAGGGACTATCGGTTTGCTGCGCAAATATTGTGGCCTTTTCATCTACCAGAGATTATGAAGACAGTACAATACGTGCGCGGGCTATTTCTCATATCTCCATGGCGATATCCATTTCACCTATTTTTGCACCACTTATTGGGGCAATCTTATTTGTTCATTTTGGCTGGCAATCCAATTTCATCAGTATGGCCCTTATAGCTTTAACGTTTTTGATTTTAAGCCAACATATTCTCCATGAGTCTCCTTATTGGGAGTCCAGAAAAAATGATTTCGCCCTAAGAACCTTATTTAGTTATTACCGAAATGTGATTAAACATCCACAACTATGGAAAGGCATTGTTATAATTACCGGTTCATATTCAAGTTTTATGATTTTCACGCTGAATGTCGCCTATTTGGTGATTGATGAACTTCATTTCTCTCCTTCTCAATTTGCATTTCTTTTTGCTGCTAATGGACTGATCATTATTGTTGGAAATTATTTGGGAATTCAGCTTCGAGAAATTTACCCATTAAAATGGAATATGCGTCTTGGTATTATCATCCATATGCTGGGCGGCCTTTCTATGCTTTGTCTTATGGCTTGGAGAGGATTAAGTATCTATGCATTGCTGCCTTCCGTGATTATCACCTTAGGAATAGTTCTGACAAATCCCCCGACCCTATCTCTGATGCTCACTGATTTTAAAAAAAATCCTGCTTCAGCCATGGCCATTATTAATACTTCAAGAATGAGTATTTCAGCGGTTTTTTCAATCATTATAGGAAGTCTTATCAGTTATCACCTTTGTTTTTTACCGCTTACAATTATACTTATTGCTTTTCTCTGCCTGATGTTCAGCTTTTCCTGGATACATTAA